A window from Drosophila nasuta strain 15112-1781.00 chromosome 3, ASM2355853v1, whole genome shotgun sequence encodes these proteins:
- the LOC132788464 gene encoding serine/threonine-protein kinase pakD isoform X1 — MASSAVNKQYTANDLEAFMKIAANWQSTNHNLLEGVDLKQEMTQYMNSPSMNMYKKRERTQNWNHQEKKYLLDLCRKDMRIIENKRLDAGLTAVKNKAWKIIHQKFSNQFGTDRTCNRLKEQWRRMKACTRNEILDYNNRLARFGAEVADRKKPSPFTFEVWDFMQEAKKACKSEALDGIDYSKIPLALEEDFEYRDDYKFNADEHDMDDSRTPPQELCDVDIKEEETNETFNETYNNHSNDITVNGERLSVSPNHSRNGLHEPESPAGSALDTSAVGGGFMPPSGSDMSGFQPSFNMNNISATLEALNALRSGQFPSAAAAAAAAIQQHQAQAQAQAAALQQHNNNNNNNNNNNNEDDDELPKPLAKRQRTSSSSLVGDEQQQQQSSLPMTTSVPQTADSQALERSGVSSVVASSSGSNVVATSAGNSFEMRMFMEMQSKEHMMRMKILEVQLQAAKHSRDLVEINKTLALQKLQELASKRLPS; from the exons GTGAACAAACAGTACACAGCCAACGATCTGGAGGCTTTCATGAAAATAGCCGCCAACTGGCAAAGCACCAACCACAATTTGCTGGAGGGTGTCGATTTAAAGCAAG AGATGACACAGTACATGAACAGTCCGTCGATGAACATGTACAAGAAGCGCGAACGCACACAGAACTGGAATCATCAGGAGAAGAAATACTTGCTGGATCTGTGCCGCAAGGATATGCGCATCATTGAGAACAAACGGCTCGATGCTGGTCTCACTGCCGTCAAGAACAAGGCCTGGAAGATCATACACCAGAAGTTCTCCAATCAATTTGGCACCGATCGCACCTGCAATCGCCTCAAAGAGCAATGGCGACGCATGAAAG CTTGCACACGCAATGAGATATTGGACTATAACAATCGCCTGGCTAGATTTGGCGCCGAGGTTGCCGATCGTAAGAAGCCATCGCCGTTTACCTTCGAGGTCTGGGACTTCATGCAGGAGGCGAAGAAGGCCTGCAAATCGGAGGCACTCGATGGCATTGACTACTCCAAGATACCGCTGGCGCTCGAGGAGGACTTTGAGTATCGCGACGACTACAAATTCAATGCCGATGAGCATGACATGGACGA CAGTCGCACACCCCCTCAAGAGCTCTGCGATGTGGACATCAAGGAGGAGGAGACTAATGAGACCTTTAATGAAACCTATAACAATCACAGCAATGACATCACTGTCAATGGGGAACGTCTCAGCGTCTCGCCCAATCACAGTCGCAATGGCCTCCACGAACCCGAGAGTCCGGCTGGCTCAGCGCTGGACACGAGTGCCGTTGGCGGTGGCTTTATGCCGCCCAGTGGCAGCGACATGTCTGGCTTTCAGCCCAGCTTCAACATGAACAACATATCCGCCACACTGGAGGCGCTCAATGCACTGCGCAGTGGCCAATTCCCAAGCGCTGCggccgcagcagctgctgccataCAACAGCATCAGGCACAGGCACAAGCACAGGCTGCCGCCTtgcaacagcacaacaacaacaataataacaacaacaacaataacaacgaggATGACGATGAGCTGCCCAAACCGTTGGCCAAGCGTCAGCgcacgagcagcagcagcttggtTGGtgacgagcagcagcagcaacagtcatCGCTGCCGATGACGACAAGTGTGCCACAGACCGCTGACAGTCAAGCGCTGGAGCGCAGCGGAGTCAGCAGCGTTGTGGcaagcagcagtggcagcaatgTTGTGGCCACCTCAGCTGGCAATTCGTTTGAGATGCGCATGTTCATGGAGATGCAGAGCAAGGAGCACATGATGCGCATGAAGATACTCGAGGTACAATTGCAGGCAGCCAAGCATAGTCGTGATCTTGTCGAGATTAACAAGACGCTGGCGCTGCAGAAGCTCCAAGAATTGGCTAGCAAGCGGTTGCCCAGTTAG
- the LOC132788464 gene encoding serine/threonine-protein kinase pakD isoform X3, with the protein MVNKQYTANDLEAFMKIAANWQSTNHNLLEGVDLKQEMTQYMNSPSMNMYKKRERTQNWNHQEKKYLLDLCRKDMRIIENKRLDAGLTAVKNKAWKIIHQKFSNQFGTDRTCNRLKEQWRRMKACTRNEILDYNNRLARFGAEVADRKKPSPFTFEVWDFMQEAKKACKSEALDGIDYSKIPLALEEDFEYRDDYKFNADEHDMDDSRTPPQELCDVDIKEEETNETFNETYNNHSNDITVNGERLSVSPNHSRNGLHEPESPAGSALDTSAVGGGFMPPSGSDMSGFQPSFNMNNISATLEALNALRSGQFPSAAAAAAAAIQQHQAQAQAQAAALQQHNNNNNNNNNNNNEDDDELPKPLAKRQRTSSSSLVGDEQQQQQSSLPMTTSVPQTADSQALERSGVSSVVASSSGSNVVATSAGNSFEMRMFMEMQSKEHMMRMKILEVQLQAAKHSRDLVEINKTLALQKLQELASKRLPS; encoded by the exons GTGAACAAACAGTACACAGCCAACGATCTGGAGGCTTTCATGAAAATAGCCGCCAACTGGCAAAGCACCAACCACAATTTGCTGGAGGGTGTCGATTTAAAGCAAG AGATGACACAGTACATGAACAGTCCGTCGATGAACATGTACAAGAAGCGCGAACGCACACAGAACTGGAATCATCAGGAGAAGAAATACTTGCTGGATCTGTGCCGCAAGGATATGCGCATCATTGAGAACAAACGGCTCGATGCTGGTCTCACTGCCGTCAAGAACAAGGCCTGGAAGATCATACACCAGAAGTTCTCCAATCAATTTGGCACCGATCGCACCTGCAATCGCCTCAAAGAGCAATGGCGACGCATGAAAG CTTGCACACGCAATGAGATATTGGACTATAACAATCGCCTGGCTAGATTTGGCGCCGAGGTTGCCGATCGTAAGAAGCCATCGCCGTTTACCTTCGAGGTCTGGGACTTCATGCAGGAGGCGAAGAAGGCCTGCAAATCGGAGGCACTCGATGGCATTGACTACTCCAAGATACCGCTGGCGCTCGAGGAGGACTTTGAGTATCGCGACGACTACAAATTCAATGCCGATGAGCATGACATGGACGA CAGTCGCACACCCCCTCAAGAGCTCTGCGATGTGGACATCAAGGAGGAGGAGACTAATGAGACCTTTAATGAAACCTATAACAATCACAGCAATGACATCACTGTCAATGGGGAACGTCTCAGCGTCTCGCCCAATCACAGTCGCAATGGCCTCCACGAACCCGAGAGTCCGGCTGGCTCAGCGCTGGACACGAGTGCCGTTGGCGGTGGCTTTATGCCGCCCAGTGGCAGCGACATGTCTGGCTTTCAGCCCAGCTTCAACATGAACAACATATCCGCCACACTGGAGGCGCTCAATGCACTGCGCAGTGGCCAATTCCCAAGCGCTGCggccgcagcagctgctgccataCAACAGCATCAGGCACAGGCACAAGCACAGGCTGCCGCCTtgcaacagcacaacaacaacaataataacaacaacaacaataacaacgaggATGACGATGAGCTGCCCAAACCGTTGGCCAAGCGTCAGCgcacgagcagcagcagcttggtTGGtgacgagcagcagcagcaacagtcatCGCTGCCGATGACGACAAGTGTGCCACAGACCGCTGACAGTCAAGCGCTGGAGCGCAGCGGAGTCAGCAGCGTTGTGGcaagcagcagtggcagcaatgTTGTGGCCACCTCAGCTGGCAATTCGTTTGAGATGCGCATGTTCATGGAGATGCAGAGCAAGGAGCACATGATGCGCATGAAGATACTCGAGGTACAATTGCAGGCAGCCAAGCATAGTCGTGATCTTGTCGAGATTAACAAGACGCTGGCGCTGCAGAAGCTCCAAGAATTGGCTAGCAAGCGGTTGCCCAGTTAG